The Bacteroidia bacterium genomic interval AAGGATAAAGGGATTTTAATTCATTGGGAGTGATTTGCCCCATGGCTTCCTGACTTATCATCAAAACTTTTGAATCCAGGCGGGCGCCGGCTGCCTGAGGAGATTGTATCCATGCAGACTCTCTGATGATCCGTTCTTTTTGCACGCCCCTTACTACAAATTGGGCAGTCAACAAGGCATAGACATAATCTGGTTCAGTAGGATTGGCCGAACTAAAAAGACGGACCACTTTGGTGTCCAACAATTTTTTCTCCAGAAAAGCCTGCTTACTAAAAGTCAGAATCCGCAACTCCCCAGGGAGAATCGGATCCTCATATTGCTTAGATTCTTCCTGATAAGGACCCATACCATAAATCCCCAGCAGGTAACGATCGGGGTTACCTGCTATTAGGGAAAGGGCCTGTTTATAAGGCAATATCCTCTTGGGTGTCAAAACCCAATAATTATTTACTAATTCGATGATTTGAGCTCTGTGGGCTTCGACCTGGCTTTCTACCAGCTCATAATTACAGCTCAATTCTTCTGATTCGGCAATTTCTTCTCCATCCAAATCCCAATAAGCAAAAATCAGCTCCTTGCTGTCAAAAACTCCATTATGGATATGGTAGAAATTTATGCTTTGTGCCTGTGAGGAGAGTATCCCCAGGCAGAAGAGCAGTTTAAGGAAGAGAGTTCGCGGGTTCATGGAATTACCAAGTGATGTTCATGTAACGTCTACGGAGTAGTATTAGTACGCATACATTCTATCAATCAGGGTTTCGCATAAGGAAGTCGGTTCAATCTTTCTGTCTTGTGATAGGAATCTAATCCACTGATACACACACTTTCAGCTTTTTCCAGATCGATAAAACCATCACCTCCTAAAATTTCCTCACTCAAAAATAATTCTTTTAGCTGTCCGACAAGCAGAATGGCGTCATTGGCAGCTATTTTATGTTCCTCAACCAGCGATAAACCCATCTTAATGGATGATTCGGCTACATAAGGCGCCGGAATATTTCCTCTAAATTCAGGATTGAGCCCTACCGCTTCGAATTCTGATATGTCTCTGGGATAGCGAGCAGCTGTCTGATGGGCTTTGGTATAAAAATCTTTGTGGATATGGTTGATCGTATAAAAGCCAGTAGCTTTTATGTTCTCATACGTATGCCTATCCACGGAATTTGGTCGACTCAGCATGCCTAACAAAGGAGGATTTGCCCCAAAATGTATCACTGAGCTAAAAACTGCCAGATTGGTATTGCCAGCTTTATCTATGGTTCCGACGAGATTGGCACTTTTGAAACCTGAAAGGGAATTGATCAGATTGGTCCTGAAGCGTTTTTCGAGCTGGTCTATGTCTTCTTCGCTGATTCTTTTTAGCATAAATAGATTTGGTGGAATGCTTTTATAGGAAAAGAACTATGGGGAAGCAATCTTGTTTAGGGGGCAGCGCTCAAGTAGGAAAAGTTATAGCTAGAGATCCCGGCCCTTAGGTTAAGGCCGGGATGACAAAAACTATTTAATGCCATCATAACAAATCTGTCATCCTATACTTGCCTAAGAGCTAGGGAAGAAAAGAATTCTTAGTTTGTGGTATTTGAATAAGCAGCAAAAGGAGAGGGGATAAATCCGTTAAGTGTCATTGGTTTAAAAAACCGTCCGGGATGTTGGTTTCCCTCTCCCTCTGATCCAAAACTAGAACAGTACAGTAGGCTAAGAGCCAGAATGTAGGATTGATAAGTTCGAATCAGAGCTGCTCAACTATAGGATTATGGATAATAACGTATATGGAATCGACATTGCCAAAAAAAGCTTTGAAGTAGTCTGTCTTAATGATAGTGGGAAAAGCTGGGTAAAAAGCTATTCCAATACTGCTTCGGGCCATTGTAAATTTATCGAAGTCCTCTCTCAAGGAGATCTCTGTGTCATGGAAGCAAGTGGTCCCTATTATTTATCCCTGGCCTTTAGTTTACATCAGCATGGGATTAAACTAAGTGTAGTTAATCCCCTGGTCATTCGCCGCTACAGTCAGATGCAATTAAGGCGAACCAAGACCGATCAGCAAGACGCGCGCTTAATTGCTCAATATGGACGGGATCACCGAAGCTTTATTAAGCTCTGGCAGCCTCCAGCGGCTATTTTTCTCCGCTTACAGCAGTTTTTGACTAGCATTAACCTATTTCAAAAACAGCTCCAGATGCTTCGTAATCAGCTCGAGGCTATGGATCAAGTTCCTATTGTGGATCCTTTGGTGAGAAGTCAGCAGCTTTATCTGATCGAACAGCTACAAGCTTCGATCAAGCGGCTGGAGCAACAGATGCTCAGCCTTAGTAAAGAGCATTGTTCACAAAGCTATCAGTCGCTTATGAGCATCCCAGGTATAGGACCTAAGACCGCTTGTTTGTTGATCTGTATTACCCATGACTTTAGCCGATTTGAGTCTGCCAAACAATTGGTCGCTTATTTGGGATTATGTCCTCGTATTTTCACATCGGGTAGCTCAGTAAAGGGAAAGGAGAGGATCGTAAAAATGGGGCAGGCCTTGGCAAGAAAGTATCTCTATATGGGAGCCTTTTCCGCGATGAAAGTAAATCCTCTTTGTCAATCTATGGTAGAAAACATGAAGCAAAAGGGTAAACATCATAAAGTCATTAGAGTTGCGGTTGCTCATAAACTCTTAAGACAGGCTTTTGCTGTAGCTAAAAATAGAACTCAATTTAATCCCAATTTTATTTGACTTTTACTACAGTACATCCCGGAATCTATCAGATGTCCGGGACCTCTAGCAGCAACATCTACTTAGCCTTTCATTTGACCCTTTCGCCTATTGTCAAAAGATTTCCTATCTTTCTTCCAATAATCTCTTTTCCTGAATTAGTTGCATATGAAAGCCACACGCCTACTTCCTCTAATACTATTTAGTATTGCATTTCTTCTGTTTTCCGCCTGCGAGCCTCCCAAAGAATACGACTTCATCATCCGCAATGCCATGATCTATGATGGATCAGGCGAGCCTGGATACAAAGGTGATTTGGCCGTAAACGGAGATTCCATTGTCGCAGTGGGAAAATTTCATGCAATTGGTAAAACAGAATGGGATGCCGAAGGAAAAGCCTTAGCTCCCGGCTTTATCAATATGCTCAGTTGGTCTCCAGAGACGCTTATAAGGGACGGACGCTCCTTGAGCGATATCAGACAAGGAGTAACCCTGGAAGTCATGGGAGAAGGCAGCAGCTTCGGTCCTTACAATGAGGAAATGAAATCCTATATGCAGGAGAACTTAAAGGATCTGGATATAGAAGTGAGTTGGACGACTTTAGGGGAATATCTCCAATTTCTGGAGGATAAAGGAGTTTCTACCAATGTTGCTTCATTCGTAGGGGCTACTACCCTGAGAGCCTATTATATCGGCTTTGAGGATCGAGCTCCTACTGCGGAAGAAATGCAGGGCATGAAAGATTTGGCCAGACAGGCGATGGAAGAAGGAGCCATGGGGATAGGTTCAGCCCTGATCTATGCTCCGGCTTTTTATGCTAAAACGGACGAATTGGTCGAGCTTTGTAAAGTAGCAGCGGAATATGACGGTATGTATATCACACATATGCGTAGCGAGGGGAATAAGTTTCTGGAAGCCATTGATGAAGTAATTGAAATTTCTGAGCAGTCAGGCATCCGTTCTGAGATCTACCATCTTAAAGCCGCCGGTAAACAAAACTGGAATAAACTGGATCAGGCAATTGCCAAGATTGATTCTGCGCGTGAAGCAGGAATCATTCTCACCACCAATATGTATACCTATACAGCCGGAGCGACAGGTCTGGATGCAGCTATGCCTCCCTGGGTGCAGGAAGGTGGATATAATGCCTGGGCAAATCGACTTAAAAATCCCGGCATCCGTAAAAAGGTAATCGCAGAAATGAAGACCGATGCACAGGATTGGGAAAATCTCTATTATTCCGCAGGATCGCCGGATAATCTGGTTTTGGTAGGCTTTGAAAATGAAGAATTGAGAAAGTATACCGGAAAGACCCTTGCCGAAGTAGCTGAAATGCGTGGTACAAGTCCGGAAGAAACGGCTATCGATCTGGTGATCGAAGACGGTAG includes:
- a CDS encoding transposase; translation: MDNNVYGIDIAKKSFEVVCLNDSGKSWVKSYSNTASGHCKFIEVLSQGDLCVMEASGPYYLSLAFSLHQHGIKLSVVNPLVIRRYSQMQLRRTKTDQQDARLIAQYGRDHRSFIKLWQPPAAIFLRLQQFLTSINLFQKQLQMLRNQLEAMDQVPIVDPLVRSQQLYLIEQLQASIKRLEQQMLSLSKEHCSQSYQSLMSIPGIGPKTACLLICITHDFSRFESAKQLVAYLGLCPRIFTSGSSVKGKERIVKMGQALARKYLYMGAFSAMKVNPLCQSMVENMKQKGKHHKVIRVAVAHKLLRQAFAVAKNRTQFNPNFI
- a CDS encoding flavin reductase, translating into MLKRISEEDIDQLEKRFRTNLINSLSGFKSANLVGTIDKAGNTNLAVFSSVIHFGANPPLLGMLSRPNSVDRHTYENIKATGFYTINHIHKDFYTKAHQTAARYPRDISEFEAVGLNPEFRGNIPAPYVAESSIKMGLSLVEEHKIAANDAILLVGQLKELFLSEEILGGDGFIDLEKAESVCISGLDSYHKTERLNRLPYAKP
- a CDS encoding D-aminoacylase encodes the protein MKATRLLPLILFSIAFLLFSACEPPKEYDFIIRNAMIYDGSGEPGYKGDLAVNGDSIVAVGKFHAIGKTEWDAEGKALAPGFINMLSWSPETLIRDGRSLSDIRQGVTLEVMGEGSSFGPYNEEMKSYMQENLKDLDIEVSWTTLGEYLQFLEDKGVSTNVASFVGATTLRAYYIGFEDRAPTAEEMQGMKDLARQAMEEGAMGIGSALIYAPAFYAKTDELVELCKVAAEYDGMYITHMRSEGNKFLEAIDEVIEISEQSGIRSEIYHLKAAGKQNWNKLDQAIAKIDSAREAGIILTTNMYTYTAGATGLDAAMPPWVQEGGYNAWANRLKNPGIRKKVIAEMKTDAQDWENLYYSAGSPDNLVLVGFENEELRKYTGKTLAEVAEMRGTSPEETAIDLVIEDGSRVGTVYFLMSEENVKKQTNLPWMSFGSDAGSIAPEGEFLKYNPHPRAYGNFARLLGKYVREEKALTLESAIHKLSALPASNLKIKRRGALKVGNFADLVVFDPDKVQDHATFEDPHQLSTGVSDVWVNGVQVLKDEAHTGATPGKFVKGPGAINP